A stretch of Malus sylvestris chromosome 11, drMalSylv7.2, whole genome shotgun sequence DNA encodes these proteins:
- the LOC126591305 gene encoding GDSL esterase/lipase At1g71250-like, with the protein MSETLSTRNKAKMMGLDSAKLPKGSILVHLLALSVLGFVFIAHGKLPEVSTVQNDPPNAPPAFYILGDSSVDCGDNTLFYPLVHSSLSLYSCNGSSDASLIPHLLAGKMGMPSILPFYSQQNGSIDGILRGLNFGSAQATIMNPSGQSYQSINQQLRQVFDSMQLLQLQLSQDVALHFIRSSIFYLSFGKDDYINLYLRNASSSSGAEKPKNSDQEFSHILANQMIHVIRNLYDMNVRRIICMGILPLGCTPRMLLDGHNSSSTNSNSEPGDEGDDDVGSGCVEEINEQVSEYNKVLHQQIGKLHAELPDAQIVFCDVYQGITKIINNPKRYGFEEVKSACCGLGMYGAAIGCLSKEMACQQDSSHVWWDLYNPTKGVNSLLADSAWNGFPLSRICRPTTIQELLSTSTTTAAAAAAAAAPVSHPPT; encoded by the exons ATGAGCGAGACTTTGAGCACAAGgaacaaagcaaagatgatggGGTTGGATAGCGCGAAGCTGCCAAAAGGGTCAATTCTGGTTCATCTTCTTGCCCTCTCAGTGTTGGGTTTCGTCTTTATAGCTCACGGGAAATTGCCTGAGGTTTCAACAGTGCAGAATGACCCCCCAAATGCGCCCCCTGCATTCTACATTCTTGGGGATTCCTCTGTCGACTGCGGAGACAACACGCTGTTTTACCCACTTGTTCACAGCTCTCTCTCCTTGTATTCCTGCAACGGTTCTTCTGATGCGAGTCTCATTCCTCATCTTCTCG CTGGGAAGATGGGGATGCCGAGTATCCTACCATTCTACAGTCAACAAAACGGATCCATTGACGGAATACTAAGAGGCCTCAACTTTGGTTCGGCACAAGCAACTATCATGAACCCTAGCGGCCAGAGCTACCAGTCCATAAACCAACAACTCCGCCAAGTTTTCGATTCAATGCAGCTCTTACAACTGCAGCTCAGCCAGGATGTAGCTCTCCATTTCATCAGATCATCCATCTTCTACCTCTCCTTTGGCAAAGACGACTACATCAACCTCTACCTACGCaacgcctcctcctcctccggcGCTGAGAAACCCAAGAACAGTGACCAGGAATTTTCCCACATTTTAGCAAATCAGATGATACATGTCATAAGGAACCTGTACGACATGAATGTGAGGAGGATCATATGCATGGGGATATTGCCCTTGGGATGCACGCCGCGTATGTTGTTGGACGGCCACAATTCCAGTTCCACCAATTCCAATTCTGAACCTGGTGACGAAGGAGACGATGATGTCGGGAGTGGATGCGTGGAGGAGATCAACGAGCAGGTCTCGGAGTACAACAAGGTGCTGCACCAGCAGATAGGCAAGCTCCACGCTGAGTTGCCGGATGCACAGATAGTGTTCTGTGATGTGTACCAAGGAATTACAAAGATCATAAACAACCCGAAACGCTACG GATTTGAGGAAGTGAAGAGTGCTTGCTGTGGGCTGGGGATGTACGGAGCAGCAATCGGATGCCTTTCGAAAGAAATGGCGTGCCAACAAGATTCAAGCCACGTGTGGTGGGATTTGTACAACCCAACCAAGGGAGTCAACTCCTTGCTTGCTGACTCCGCCTGGAACGGCTTTCCCCTCTCTCGCATTTGCCGCCCTACCACCATCCAGGAATTACTTTCCACCTCCACTActaccgccgccgccgccgccgccgccgctgcTCCGGTCTCGCATCCTCCCACTTGA